The Halichoerus grypus chromosome 9, mHalGry1.hap1.1, whole genome shotgun sequence genomic sequence GTATCTGCAAATGAGCTGGGGCCAACACAGTTCCAGTTCTGGGGGAGTAAATGAAATACGGGATGGGACGTTAGTCACTTCTTGTCATACTTCTGCTCAAAAGGTGCCAGTGACTTCCTGTGTCGCTCATAGCAAAGGCTCTTGCCAGGAGTGCCAGAATCTGGCCTCACCTGGGCTCGCgtcctgctttctctccctgtctcacaCTGCCCCGGCCATCCCGGTAACCTTGTTGCCCTTCAATACCAGGCACACTTCCACCCCAGGGTCTTTGCATTGCTGTTCGCCCTGCCTCAGCTGCTCTTGCCCTATACGTAGGTacagctctctccctccctcactccctctttGCTCAgctgtcaccttctcagtgatgTCTTCTCTAACCACCCTATTCAGATCGTACCCCCAGCACCCCTCCTGGCTGTATTCCACATATTACTCATCAGCTAATGTGGTACTAGTTTACGGATGTACTATGTTCGTTGTTTGTCTCATTGTCCCTTTAAAACATAAGCTCCAGGAGGGCCAGCATTTTGACTATTTTTGTTTCGTTTTCACTGCTGTATTACAGCTCCTAATACTTgggtgcttttttctttttaaagatattttatttatttgagagagagagagagagaaagcatgagagtgagcacaagcagggggagtgggagagggagaagcgggctctccgctgagcaaggagccggatgtgggactccatcccaggaccccgggatcatgacctgagcctgaaggGGACTGAAGTGGATGGTGATGCCCCAGAGGCCGAAGGAGCAGACGCCCCAACATTTGGGTGCTTAATGAATGTTAgttttttctcctccccacccccagtatGTTTTTTGTCTTGAAGTCAGACAGCTGGGAGGAGCCTTCAGAGCTCACATTCCCCGGGTTTGTTATGCTCTGTGCTAGAAACTGAGAGGCAGGGAAGCAGAGGACGGGTGCCCCTAAGAGAGAAATAACAGGGCATCCTGGCAGTCTGCAGACTCTGCGGAGTGGGGGGACTGGGGTCCAGGTCCAAGAAGGGAGGGGTGTGAGCTGCTGGGGCCAGAGGTGCTCAGCATCTCTTAGCGCCTGGGTGTTCAGGTCACCTTCTTTCTACACACCCCGCCCCCATTCCATCCCGCAGTCCAGCATCTGTTCCAGAAGCTCTCTGTGAGGTGGGAGCCTGGGTTCTTGGTAGATTCGGGGGCTTTGGAAAGCAGGAGCTGCTCGTGCATCCTGCTCCCTCCTACGGGTCTTTCACCTGAACTTCCTACTGAGAAGGTCTCCAGGCCCCTGGCCCTGATCCCTGACTTCCCGTTCTTCTcccactttctctgtctcacaATCTGAAAGGTTAAGTGCAGTTGGTAACAATCAAAGGGGTCACCGGTCCTTAAGTGCCTACTATGGGCCTAGCACCATGATCAGCCCTTTATGTGTCTTTACGTGAATTCTCTCACGAATCCTCACAACAGCTTTATGTGGTAAGCACTGGCGTTATGCCCactttatagatgatgaaacagaGGCTCAGCAAGGTTAACTAGTGTGTCTGAGGTCACACATCtgagtaagtggtagagctgggatttgaaccctggcctTCCTGGCTTTGTATCAGCCAAGGCCCCCATGAGAAACAGATGGCAACTCAAAGGCGATAACCAAAGCATTTAATAAAGGGATGACATGACATACAGCTGTGTGAGCAGGGTTCGGGGACTGAAGTGGATGGTGATGCCCCAGAGGCCGAAGGAGCAGTGGGGAGCTACTCCTATCTCTGAGCTGTCAGACAGGGGCTAACCTGACAGAAAAGCAGCCCTTGCTGACTGTGGCCCATCAGGAAGGGAGCGGGGGTTCAATGCCCTGgcctctctgtccccaccctctGATCTGCCAGCAGCGTCCATCAGCTCAGCCCACCTGTAGCCAGAGGATAAGGGAGTCCCCGCACACAGCAGGGCAGAGAAGAGTGAGGCAGACAGAGAATATTCAGTCCGGGCTCCAGGGGCTGTGCCCAGGATAAGCAGGGGCCCCTCCCTAAAAAGGAGAGGCTCACCCCCAGGACAGCTCAGGAGACTGGAGACATTGCTGCTCCCTCACCTGGTGTTCAGGAGGAAAGGCATGAAACTGGCCAGTTACTCTCTTGGGTGCCGCCCCGAAGAGATGGGCAAGGCTGGTTGGCTTCATTGCCCCccttttctttgcttctccctTCTTTTCAGGTACCAGCTCACTAGTCAACGGCAACCTCCGACTGTACAGCTCTGTGGGTGACCTGAGGCCTAGGCACTACGGGCAGGACCCactcatccccccaccgcccccaggcccagccccgggGCCACCCCTGGACACTTCACAACCTCGAGAGGAGTCCCCACCGCCTCCACCTTCCATGGCGCCCCCACCGCCTCCCCTGCTGCTGgaacccccatccccacccagcacggccccacctctgcccccagtACTGGGGGCTCCAGCCCCTGTCTCCACCCTTTCCTCCCCATCGACGCCCACCCCTCCTGACTTCATTCCTCCTGCCCCACCCTTGGCCTCtctagccccacccccaccccctctgccagCCCCAGCACTCCCAGCATCTCCTCAGACAACAGGGACTGGCCTCTTTCCCCCTGGGGGTGTCACCAAGTGGAAATCGGAAGTAGCACTGAATGGCAGGCAGCCAGAGACCCCCAGAACCAGCCCCCCCCAGAGCCCAGCTGAGCCAAAGGGGAGTCTTCTGGGACCTAAGCCAGACCCCCACCTCACTTTCCCGCGCTCATTCAAGGTGCCTCCCCCGACCCCAGTCAGGACTTCATCCATCCCAGCTCAGGAAGCACAGGGGACTCCTCTAGAGGAAGAAGGGGCCATCAAGAAAGCTCCCAATCGACTCCCACTGCCTCCCAGCTTCCACATCCGCCCTGCGTCCCAGGTCTACCCGGACAGGGTCCCTGAGCCAGACCACCCAGGGGAGCTCAGGGCTGCAGCACCAGCCAGCCCCACGCTGGGCCAGTCCCAGTCCTGGACTAAGGAACATGCTGAGACGCCACCGCCAgcccctcccttggcccctcccgcACCCCCGCAACCCCCCCCagcaccgcccctccccccagctgcccctccttTACCTTCTGCTGAGAAGGTAGCTCCTCCACCTTCTGGGTTTGCCAAAAGCCGCAAATCCAGCTCCCCTGCTCCCAAACCCAAACCGACCCCCCCCAGCCCAGAGGACACAGCCTCTTCAGCGCCTGTGGACTGGAGGGATCCCAGCCAGATGGAAAAGCTGCGGAGTGAGCTGGCAGCCTATCTCTGTGGCTCCAGGAGGGAGGACCGATTCCTCAGTCACAGGGCAGGCTCAACGGTGGCCTCTGAGGAAAAGGAGGGCAAGAAGGACCCCAGCCTGCCAGAGGAAGAGGCTCCTCCAAGCCTGCCAGAGCAGGAGACCCTTCCAAGCGTTCCTGAGAAGAGTCCCTGCAGCCTGCCCGACAAGGGGGCTGCCACCAGCCTGACCCTCCCTCCTGTGGACTACCTCCCCCAAGATGCCCCAACTCCCAGTGTCCGGCAGATCCGCAGTGAGCTGGAGGCCCGGTTCTCCTCGTCAGCAGAGAAGGAAGCCAAGCCCAGCGTAGGGTTTCTGCCTCCCAAACCTCGGCTAGAAGGGGGAAGAATCTTTGAAAACAGGGGGGATAATGGCAACTTCTCTAAGCCTGTGGCCAAGAATCTGCCCCCTCTATCCACCACCCCTCTGCCAACCACACCACTTCAGTCCAAGGCTGTGCCTGGGCCAGCCACACCACCCAAGGCCACTCCTGGGCCAGCCCTACCACCCAAGGCCACACCGGGGCCAGCCCTACCACCCAAGCCCACTCCTGGGCCAGCCACACCACCTAATGCTGTGCCCGGGCCCGCCATACCATCTGCAGCCATAACTGCGCCCACCACATCATCCCCGCTGATAGAGAAGAACCCAGTCCCAgctgggcagtgggagaagccCAAACCTCAAGAACTTACAGTGCCCCGCCAGATAGAGGCAGAAGGGCGCCCCCCAGAGCCCAGTAAGCCGCCTACCCTGGGATCCGTCTCAGCTCCAGCCCTCCCACCAAAGAGATCTCCTGGCGGAGAAGAGGTGACATTTCTCTACACGCTCTGTCGCAGCCAGAAAAGCCCCAGCCAAGAGGTTGCTGCTGGGACGGCACCGCGGGCCACAGGTTCAGCCGTAGGGTCAGGGGAACCTGCGGAGGTGAAGGAGCCCCAGGGGCAGCCAGCCAAGCCCCCCACCTCAGCCCAGCCTGCCGATGAACTCCTCAGGCATCCGGTGACTGGGGAGGTGGTGCAGCCAGGCTCCCCGATGGCCCTGCTCCTTGCAGCCAGGCAGAGGGCCCAGAAGGGAAGGCCAGGAGGGCTGGCCCTGGGCCGGTCCTCCCTGCCAGGGAGCCTCGGTGGCCACAGCAGCCAGCCCCAAGCAGGCTCTGACAGCATCTTCCACAATGAGGGCCGGCCCAACTCCTTCACTGTGGTCCCCAAGTTACCCAAGGAGGCTGAGAAGGACGCCCAGCTGGCCTCGTCGGCACAGCCCACCATACCCAGTCAGTGGAAGCCCCAACCCCCCGGAGACCCGGAGGGCACGGAGCCAAGCCTCAGGCACAACGGGACAAAGGCGGAGCCTCAGGCCCCTGTGGCCTGGGAAAGGCCGGCATCCTCCAACCTCCCCCGGGGCCGCCTGTTGCCCAAATCCTTCTcgtcccctccttctccttcctgcaaGAGGGACGACGACGACGATGACGACGAGGGGGAGTTCCACTTTGAGGTCATCCCGCCGCCGCCAGAGTTCAGCAACGACCCTGAGCCCCCCGCCCCGACCCTCCAGTATCTGGGGCGCCGGGGATCCCCTCCCCGGAACAACTTCCCAGACTTGGGGCAGCCCTCAGCGCCTCGTGGCTTCTCGCGCTTTCCGGCCGGCGCGCTCCACGCCAGGGCCGGGGGCCTGGAGCGCTTCTCGGGCGGGGGCCGCTCGCTCATCAAGAAGCGCCTGTACGTCGGGGAGCCCCACCGCAGCCCCGGGCAGCCCCGCGGCGGCACCGGCCGCAGCCTGAGCTCCCCCAACTGCTTTGGGCCGCCGCCGGGAGGCCCGGAAATGCGGCGCGTCAACTCGGCGGGCCGCGCGCTCCCCGGAGGCCTGCACGCGCGGAGGCTGTCCATGGAGGGCGCCGCCCGCGGGGAGGCCAAGTTCAAGGCGCCCGGCGGCGACTATGGCTTCGCCCCCGCGGCCGGCAGgtgagctgggggcggggcgaggAACGCAGCCCGGGGTGGGAAGCCAGGTGAGTGGAGGCCCGGCCCTCGGGACCCCAGAGGAGCCCACCAGTCCGGGGACGTTGGGTTTTCGCTCTTCTGGCTCTCTGGGCAGAGAAAGGGACGCGCGAGGCGCACTTAACCTGGAAAGAGCGCTGTTGGCGATTGCCTGACCTGCTTATTTCCCACCATCtcccttgttctctctttccctacCCTCCTGCTTTCCCCACCAGCTTCCCCTCTTCTACCTCCTCTTTCCCACTCTCTAGAGACTCAGGGCTTCAGGCTAAGAGTGGTGTGGAGGGGAGACCTGAGTGGCCCTTGTGTGCCTATGGTGATTGCCCAGCGACACAGAGAAGGATCCAGACCCAGGCTAGGAGTGAAGAGTTCCGAACAGAAGGGTATTAGGCACTATTCTGTGGCCAGCCAAGCCTAGCTGGGAGGAGGAGCCCTGTGTCTTGAATCAGTGCTGGTCCACCCAGGTCCCACCCTGTCCACCGGGGCTTGTGTGGGCAGATACCACAGCGCTGAGCTACACATCTTTTCCTCTTGTGCcctgagggaggtgggagggctgTTGGTTAACTAGCTGCAAATATTAACcaccctctctcctgctccctcatCCCAGGTCTCCCCACAGCACCCCCCACTATGGAAGTCCCATCAACACATTCACCGTGAGGCCTGGGACCCGCCATCCCATCTCCTATGCCTACTCGGGGAACCACCGGAAAGCCCCGTCCTGAACCCCGGGTGTTCTCAGCTCTACTCCAAGGGGTCAGATCTGGGCACTTGtttttgtgggggtgggagggatgcggcaGGTGTTAGGCGTCCTGACTTAAACATGGAAGAGTCTTTGTTACCCAAACACAGACAGATGACGAGTGAGAAGTGGTGGAAAGATCAAGAGTGGGCTTCTGTTTCCCAAAGCACTGGGGTGGCTGTGGACAAGGGGAGGGGGAAatagggaggagaggaggagcctTTAAGGGCCTGGAGCCTGAGTTTCCCCTAGCTGGTACTGTTTGCTTTAGCAAGACTTACTTAAAGCAGTTTTACAAGCATGGCCTACTGAGCAGGTTCTAAAAGCAAGGGGCGGGGTGCTAACTCTGAGTCCATCTCCATGGCTATGATCGGCTGTCTGGTGCTCCCGAAGGCCTGAGGCCCAGCTCCATCTGGGTAGGGGTGCAGGGAACTACAGGTTGATCTCTGTAGCCTCCACCAATCCACCATTTGCCAACCTAAGAGCTGATTCCTGGGGTACCTAGCATAGAAGGCACATTGAGGTGGGACCAGGACATAGGCATGGACAACGTGTGGAGAAGGTGCTGGAACAGAGTTCTTTGCATCGGCCAAAGGTGGGGATAGGGAGGGTCGATGGTTCAGttgccctggccctggcccttaGCTACCTCAGCTGCCGGGAAGCCTAGGGAGAGAAGACTTGGCAAGTACGGGATGGGAGACAGAGGATAAAGTCATGTTTTCCTACTCAGACCCAGGCAGCCATGATTTGGGAGATTGGGCCCAAGGAGCCAGAAGGCCTGGGGGCTTGACACCAAAGGCCTAATACAGCCAGAACCCATTTGGGATTTGGTGGGGGCATCCGACCCAACCACCCTTCCCAATCCCAACACTATAGGTCCCCAGTATTATGGAGGCTTTAAAATGCATAGTGAAGATGTTAGAAGACACAGAGTGGGAGGTAGCAGAGATGGGCACTGGGATCTGAGAGGTGTTTGCTGCTGACAGGGAGTGCGTTTTGGAAGGTCTAGAGTGGTAGGACTGGGCCAGTTCCGAGCAGGGGAGACCTATCAGTAGGGCCCTTTGCCTGGGCAGTGTGGGTTTATGCCTGTTGGCCAGTGAATTAGACCCCCATCCACTTTCAAAAGAAGTTCTGATTTGGATGACATATGTTCCCCACACATATCAGGAAACAGTATTCCTCGGTCTGTCTTCCCCGTCCCCTCCCCAGGCCGGATTCCTGGGACCAGGCCAAGGCAGGCTGCCTCGGTAGGAGAAAGGGCAGGGGGTGGCCCACCGCAGGAGCAGGCCTGCAGGGGCAGCCAGAAAGCAGGGCCCTTTGGGGGCAAGATGTTGGACCTTTATGACTTGAGGTAACCGGCCAGGTACCAGGTTGCGGGGACAGCAGGTGAGCCACTTCAGGGAAGGAGAGTGCCGGCACCCTGATGGGGCAGGATCTGGTTACCTGTGTTCAAGAAGCAAACCCCACCCCAACACCAGCACTGGccctataaatatgtatgtattttcccTGTACAATGTTTTATAAAAGACTTCACTAATTTATCTTCTGTGTCAGGTTTGAGGAGTggggcgtgggctctcagctatATAttgctctggagggaggggaagggctggCTGTCACTTGGCTTGGGAAATAAACAGGCCAGTTTGGGCTGGCCTCAGCTCTGTGGCTGTGGGTTGATGACTCGAAGCTACTTCAGTGTGATGAGAGGTTGGAAGAACTCAGCTGGGGAAGGCTGAGCACGGGGTGGCGGCTGAACCGGGGAGCCATTTTGCCGGGCCCACACTTTCTCTTTTGACCCTTAGGCTCTCTTGTTCTTGAAATCCTtcaaggggaagaagcagagctAAAGTCTGGTGAAAAACAAACTGCATCCTTAACCGAGTCTCTTTgactctctgaacctcagtttcttcttctgtataaTGGGCATGATAATAATGCCTCCCTGGGGCTGCCGTGAAGATCAGAGACAGTCACGTGCTCATTAACAAGTATTTGAGGGACTACTGGCGGCGGGCACTGTGCTTAGCATGGATATCCGTGGCTCCTGCTCATGGCAAGTCTAGTGGAGGAGAGAGGCGATAAGAAGAACACCCAGAAACATCACACATTATAATAAGTGGTGGGAAGGAAAGGCACAGGAAGTGTGAGAATAACTGGcgggtgggggagaggagtggATTTACCTTAACCGGGCAGTCAGGGCAGGCCTCTTGAAGTGGTGACATTCATGCCAATTTCGTCAAAGCATCCAGCAAGTGTCTGGCAGTCAGTAGTAGCTcaataaattttgcatttttggcTGGTGACTACCTTACATTTGTGTGGGGCCTTTCACAGTTTTCCGTAAAGCTTTGACGTGGTATCTTCAacttttccagaagaggaaactgagaaccGGAGTGTTTATCTCAAGACAGTGTCAGAGAGAAAGTTGTGTTTCCTCCTCTGAGTCTtccgagtgggggtgggggtgggggtaggaaggGAGACCAGGAGGATGACTCATTTATTCAGCAGCTCGTGCTTCCAGGAGGGACCTCCCAGGCCTCCCTTAGCCTGGGGCTTCATCCTTCTCCTGTCCTTCCACCGTGAGGCCCTCATCCTGGTAACACAGAGGACAGGGGCCCCAATTCCCTGTAGGACTTGGGGCTctgcctcctcacccctccctgatCTTCCTAACTTTTGTCCCCCCTCACCTGAcatgagaggggcagaggggagtaGTGGAGGATGGGGGACCAGGGCCTCACCCATGGTGCTGCCATCAG encodes the following:
- the C9H6orf132 gene encoding uncharacterized protein C6orf132 homolog; amino-acid sequence: MKKNQTVQGTFSKLFGKKHANPPSTSLYATNPPWIFTQEAPDEGSRDFGGIYYGDSRFDSVSESGTATLKARPRVRPLLTFLPLNAQENHGLAVPTPSVPGDFVDKEVTGTSSLVNGNLRLYSSVGDLRPRHYGQDPLIPPPPPGPAPGPPLDTSQPREESPPPPPSMAPPPPPLLLEPPSPPSTAPPLPPVLGAPAPVSTLSSPSTPTPPDFIPPAPPLASLAPPPPPLPAPALPASPQTTGTGLFPPGGVTKWKSEVALNGRQPETPRTSPPQSPAEPKGSLLGPKPDPHLTFPRSFKVPPPTPVRTSSIPAQEAQGTPLEEEGAIKKAPNRLPLPPSFHIRPASQVYPDRVPEPDHPGELRAAAPASPTLGQSQSWTKEHAETPPPAPPLAPPAPPQPPPAPPLPPAAPPLPSAEKVAPPPSGFAKSRKSSSPAPKPKPTPPSPEDTASSAPVDWRDPSQMEKLRSELAAYLCGSRREDRFLSHRAGSTVASEEKEGKKDPSLPEEEAPPSLPEQETLPSVPEKSPCSLPDKGAATSLTLPPVDYLPQDAPTPSVRQIRSELEARFSSSAEKEAKPSVGFLPPKPRLEGGRIFENRGDNGNFSKPVAKNLPPLSTTPLPTTPLQSKAVPGPATPPKATPGPALPPKATPGPALPPKPTPGPATPPNAVPGPAIPSAAITAPTTSSPLIEKNPVPAGQWEKPKPQELTVPRQIEAEGRPPEPSKPPTLGSVSAPALPPKRSPGGEEVTFLYTLCRSQKSPSQEVAAGTAPRATGSAVGSGEPAEVKEPQGQPAKPPTSAQPADELLRHPVTGEVVQPGSPMALLLAARQRAQKGRPGGLALGRSSLPGSLGGHSSQPQAGSDSIFHNEGRPNSFTVVPKLPKEAEKDAQLASSAQPTIPSQWKPQPPGDPEGTEPSLRHNGTKAEPQAPVAWERPASSNLPRGRLLPKSFSSPPSPSCKRDDDDDDDEGEFHFEVIPPPPEFSNDPEPPAPTLQYLGRRGSPPRNNFPDLGQPSAPRGFSRFPAGALHARAGGLERFSGGGRSLIKKRLYVGEPHRSPGQPRGGTGRSLSSPNCFGPPPGGPEMRRVNSAGRALPGGLHARRLSMEGAARGEAKFKAPGGDYGFAPAAGRSPHSTPHYGSPINTFTVRPGTRHPISYAYSGNHRKAPS